The following is a genomic window from Mycobacterium parmense.
AGACCTCCGGCGGCACCTCGTTCATCCCGGGACTGCAGGAGCGCACCTTCCCCTATTTGTTCTCCCCGGCGGCCAACGAGGCGGTCGAGGAATCCGACCTGTGCGTCGCGTTGGGCACCGAACTCGGTGAACCCATGCACTATGGCCGCACGCAGCACTGGGCCGGTAACGATGCGAACCGCAAATGGGTGTACGTGGAGCAGGACCCGGCCGCCATCGGCGTCAACCGCCCGTTCGACGTGGCGCTGGTCGGCGATCTGCGCGGTGTCGTGCCGCAGCTGGTCTGCGCGCTCAGGGATTCGCCCCGAAAGCCCCCACCCGCGCTGCAGGCCCTGATCGAAAAGGACGCGAAAGAGCTTGCCGACCTGGCACAATCGGCACCGTCTGGGCGCTCGCCGATCCACCCGGCGCGCTACATCGTCGAGGCCACCAAGGCATTCAACGAACTCGAGGACGGCATCATGGTGCGCGACGGCGGTGCGACCGTGATCTTCGGGTGGACCTACTCGCAGTCCAAGCCGCGCGACGTCATCTGGAACCAGAACTTCGGTCACCTGGGGACGGGATTGCCCTACGCGATCGGCGCCTCGGTCGCGGAGGGCGGCAAACGGCCGGTGATGCTGCTGACCAGTGACTCGGCGTTCCTGTTTCATATCGCTGAATTGGAAACCGCCGCGCGGCAACATCTTCCGCTGGTTTGCGTGGTGGGCGTCGACCACCAGTGGGGCCTCGAGGTCGGTGTCTACAAGCGCACCTTCCCCCAGCCGTCGCCGCAGCCCGGTGTGCATTGGAGCAAGGATGTCCGGATGGACAAGGTAGCCGAGGGTTTCGGTTGCCACGGTGAGTACGTCGAGAAGGAAGAGGAGATCGGCCCGGCGATCGCTCGCGCCTACGCCAGCGGCAAGGTCGGTGTGGTGCACGTGTGCATCGATCCCAAGGCCAACTCCGAGGAGATGCCCAAGTACGACCGGTTCCGCACCTGGTATGCCGAAGGCACCCAGTAAGCCACCGAGAAAGGGATCGACGTCATGCGCGAACACCTGAAGTTCT
Proteins encoded in this region:
- a CDS encoding thiamine pyrophosphate-binding protein, whose protein sequence is MAVPVYKRILDLFEAEGVNTLFGIPDPNFVHMFAEADARGWSVVAPHHELSAGFMAEAASRMTGNPGLCIGTLGPGMANIAGAIQCAKVENSPVIFLGGQRARITERRVRRGRIQFVRQEPLFAPSVKYSASIEYPDQTDEIVHEAIRRAMSGTPGPAYIEYPSHVILSELNQTAGEREVAEAVKLIRAARSPILLVGHGVHTSRTGAAVRELADLMACPVIQTSGGTSFIPGLQERTFPYLFSPAANEAVEESDLCVALGTELGEPMHYGRTQHWAGNDANRKWVYVEQDPAAIGVNRPFDVALVGDLRGVVPQLVCALRDSPRKPPPALQALIEKDAKELADLAQSAPSGRSPIHPARYIVEATKAFNELEDGIMVRDGGATVIFGWTYSQSKPRDVIWNQNFGHLGTGLPYAIGASVAEGGKRPVMLLTSDSAFLFHIAELETAARQHLPLVCVVGVDHQWGLEVGVYKRTFPQPSPQPGVHWSKDVRMDKVAEGFGCHGEYVEKEEEIGPAIARAYASGKVGVVHVCIDPKANSEEMPKYDRFRTWYAEGTQ